From the genome of Pseudoliparis swirei isolate HS2019 ecotype Mariana Trench chromosome 10, NWPU_hadal_v1, whole genome shotgun sequence, one region includes:
- the wnt7ba gene encoding protein Wnt-7b isoform X2 translates to MLIISSRSALLSIYYPQIFFILTSGSYLALSSVVALGANIICNKIPGLAPRQRALCQSRPDAIIIIGEGAQLGINECQHQFRSGRWNCSALGQRTVFGQELRVGSREAAFTYAITAAGVAHAVTAACSQGNLSQCGCDREKQGYHDREDGWKWGGCSADVKYGVEFSRRFVDAREIKKNARRLMNLHNNEAGRKILEERMKLECKCHGVSGSCTTKTCWITLPKFREIGYLLKDRYGGALQVEPVRASRLRQPSFLRLMEARGYQKPTDTDLVYLERSPNYCEEDAATGSTGTRGRLCNGTSAHADGCNLMCCGRGYDTHRYTRIWQCNCKFHWCCFVKCNACSEKSEVFTCK, encoded by the exons ATGCTCATCATCTCATCCCGCAGCGCGCTGCTGTCCATCTACTACCCGCAGatcttcttcatcctcaccAGCGGGAGCTACCT GGCGCTGTCCTCTGTGGTAGCACTCGGTGCCAACATCATCTGCAACAAGATACCGGGACTGGCGCCCCGTCAGAGAGCCCTCTGTCAGAGTCGCCCGgacgccatcatcatcatcggcgAAGGCGCTCAGCTGGGCATCAACGAGTGTCAGCACCAGTTCCGCTCCGGCCGCTGGAACTGCTCCGCCCTGGGCCAGAGGACTGTCTTCGGACAGGAGCTGAGAGTAG GCAGCAGGGAGGCAGCGTTCACGTACGCCATCACCGCAGCCGGAGTCGCCCACGCGGTGACCGCGGCCTGCAGCCAGGGCAACCTCAGCCAGTGCGGCTGCGACCGCGAGAAGCAGGGCTACCACGACCGAGAGGACGGCTGGAAGTGGGGCGGCTGCTCGGCCGACGTCAAGTACGGCGTGGAGTTCTCGCGGCGCTTCGTCGACGCCCGCGAGATCAAGAAGAACGCCCGCCGGCTGATGAACCTGCACAACAACGAGGCGGGGCGAAAG atcctggaggagaggatgaagctGGAGTGTAAGTGTCATGGCGTGTCTGGTTCCTGCACCACTAAGACCTGCTGGATCACGCTGCCAAAGTTCAGAGAGATCGGTTACCTGCTGAAGGACCGCTACGGCGGGGCCCTCCAAGTGGAGCCGGTCCGGGCCTCGCGCCTCCGCCAGCCCTCCTTCCTCCGACTCATGGAGGCCCGGGGCTACCAGAAGCCCACGGACACGGACCTGGTGTACCTGGAGCGTTCGCCCAACTACTGCGAGGAGGACGCGGCCACGGGCAGCACGGGGACGCGGGGCAGGCTGTGCAACGGCACCTCGGCCCACGCGGACGGCTGCAACCTGATGTGCTGCGGCCGCGGCTACGACACGCACCGCTACACGCGCATCTGGCAGTGCAACTGCAAGTTCCACTGGTGCTGCTTCGTCAAGTGCAACGCGTGCAGCGAGAAGTCGGAAGTCTTCACGTGcaagtag
- the wnt7ba gene encoding protein Wnt-7b isoform X1, with protein sequence MRSHAHHLIPQRAAVHLLPADLLHPHQRELPGAVLCGSTRCQHHLQQDTGTGAPSESPLSESPGRHHHHRRRRSAGHQRVSAPVPLRPLELLRPGPEDCLRTGAESSREAAFTYAITAAGVAHAVTAACSQGNLSQCGCDREKQGYHDREDGWKWGGCSADVKYGVEFSRRFVDAREIKKNARRLMNLHNNEAGRKILEERMKLECKCHGVSGSCTTKTCWITLPKFREIGYLLKDRYGGALQVEPVRASRLRQPSFLRLMEARGYQKPTDTDLVYLERSPNYCEEDAATGSTGTRGRLCNGTSAHADGCNLMCCGRGYDTHRYTRIWQCNCKFHWCCFVKCNACSEKSEVFTCK encoded by the exons ATGCGCAGCCATGCTCATCATCTCATCCCGCAGCGCGCTGCTGTCCATCTACTACCCGCAGatcttcttcatcctcaccAGCGGGAGCTACCT GGCGCTGTCCTCTGTGGTAGCACTCGGTGCCAACATCATCTGCAACAAGATACCGGGACTGGCGCCCCGTCAGAGAGCCCTCTGTCAGAGTCGCCCGgacgccatcatcatcatcggcgAAGGCGCTCAGCTGGGCATCAACGAGTGTCAGCACCAGTTCCGCTCCGGCCGCTGGAACTGCTCCGCCCTGGGCCAGAGGACTGTCTTCGGACAGGAGCTGAGA GCAGCAGGGAGGCAGCGTTCACGTACGCCATCACCGCAGCCGGAGTCGCCCACGCGGTGACCGCGGCCTGCAGCCAGGGCAACCTCAGCCAGTGCGGCTGCGACCGCGAGAAGCAGGGCTACCACGACCGAGAGGACGGCTGGAAGTGGGGCGGCTGCTCGGCCGACGTCAAGTACGGCGTGGAGTTCTCGCGGCGCTTCGTCGACGCCCGCGAGATCAAGAAGAACGCCCGCCGGCTGATGAACCTGCACAACAACGAGGCGGGGCGAAAG atcctggaggagaggatgaagctGGAGTGTAAGTGTCATGGCGTGTCTGGTTCCTGCACCACTAAGACCTGCTGGATCACGCTGCCAAAGTTCAGAGAGATCGGTTACCTGCTGAAGGACCGCTACGGCGGGGCCCTCCAAGTGGAGCCGGTCCGGGCCTCGCGCCTCCGCCAGCCCTCCTTCCTCCGACTCATGGAGGCCCGGGGCTACCAGAAGCCCACGGACACGGACCTGGTGTACCTGGAGCGTTCGCCCAACTACTGCGAGGAGGACGCGGCCACGGGCAGCACGGGGACGCGGGGCAGGCTGTGCAACGGCACCTCGGCCCACGCGGACGGCTGCAACCTGATGTGCTGCGGCCGCGGCTACGACACGCACCGCTACACGCGCATCTGGCAGTGCAACTGCAAGTTCCACTGGTGCTGCTTCGTCAAGTGCAACGCGTGCAGCGAGAAGTCGGAAGTCTTCACGTGcaagtag